A window from Triticum aestivum cultivar Chinese Spring chromosome 6D, IWGSC CS RefSeq v2.1, whole genome shotgun sequence encodes these proteins:
- the LOC123145493 gene encoding sphinganine C4-monooxygenase 1, protein MPIGVSDELLGTFVPIAVYWLYSGLYVALDGVEGLDAYRLHPRGEEAARNVVSRGAVVRGVLVQQAFQVVVALTLFAVIGDESGIAPKQPSAVVIALQFIIAMFVMDTWQYFMHRYMHINKFLYKHIHSKHHTLVVPYSFGALYNHPLEGLILDTIGGALSFLLSGMTPRTSIFFFSFATIKTVDDHCGLWLPGNILHALFNNNTAYHDIHHQLYGNKYNFSQPFFVLWDKILGTYMPYSLENRKGGGFESRPVKSVEQTKAD, encoded by the exons ATGCCGATTGGGGTGTCGGACGAGCTGCTCGGCACGTTCGTGCCGATCGCCGTCTACTGGCTCTACTCGGGGCTCTACGTCGCGCTGGACGGCGTGGAGGGCCTCGACGCGTACCGCCTGCAccccaggggggaggaggccgccaggaaCGTCGTCTCCAGGGGCGCCGTCGTCAGGGGCGTCCTCGTCCAGCAGGCCTTCCAGGTCGTCGTCGCGCTCACGCTCTTCGCG GTTATTGGTGATGAGAGTGGTATTGCACCGAAGCAGCCTTCTGCTGTGGTGATAGCGCTGCAATTTATCATCGCGATGTTTGTCATGGACACATGGCAGTACTTCATGCACAGATACATGCACATCAACAAGTTTCTGTATAAGCACATCCATTCCAAGCACCACACTCTTGTAGTCCCTTATTCCTTTGGGGCTCTTTACAACCACCCTCTTGAGGGCCTTATTCTGGACACTATTGGCGGtgctctctccttcctcctctctggTATGACACCACGAACATCcatattctttttctcttttgcgACCATCAAGACGGTGGATGACCACTGCGGGCTGTGGCTTCCCGGGAACATCCTCCATGCGTTGTTCAACAACAACACTGCTTACCATGATATCCACCACCAGCTCTATGGCAACAAATATAACTTTTCTCAACCTTTCTTCGTCCTTTGGGATAAGATTCTGGGGACATACATGCCCTACTCTCTCGAGAACCGGAAAGGGGGTGGGTTCGAGTCCCGGCCAGTTAAGTCAGTAGAGCAGACCAAGGCTGATTAA
- the LOC123145494 gene encoding uncharacterized protein: protein MSIEDSPPCLPTPINPHPLTQSGGHRRAVHIALTVIPFLATEAMVKEAPTTPSAKGKGAASASASASASAKTPPSKATPGSVRRKRACKKKKADPEKQKAAAAAAVAASADAPASGPTPVVPAPADVGTSAALVVAENGGADGKMVAKANGDGDKSVAKDNGGGSKSVAENKGDGTKSVAKDKGDGSKSVAENKGDGSKSVAENKGDGSKSVAESKGDGIKMGTGNSSADRKMGTGNSSADRKRGRKDKMRGREKGEGQGRVNPKGEEKEKKDDTAGEERGSAGFIFMCNGKTKPECFQNSVFGLPKAKIDVVEKIRPGAKLFLYDFDLKLLYGVYKATARGGMDLVRRAFNGKFPAQVKFRIDKDCLPLPESSFKHAIKENYDSKGKFTQELNSRQVRKLLALYKPINIHRPSSQHVQEVPRTNRVERLLPHYVEERRQPYDYEERRLPRYHEEMQHPQFAEERRLAYDYEERRPSLHVEEIRRPQFVEEAQPPTYYHVAPAPHGSYHPHQANIIYERAPADAANRVDPFLPRDYRVPPQEVAAHPSYADEIYRGAYPAAQDLSYAARPAAYPANLQGPAASRVPVSSLYSFAGAPAYR from the exons ATGTCCATCGAGGACTCCCCTCCCTGTCTCCCCACGCCTATAAACCCCCACCCCCTGACGCAGAGCGGAGGCCACAGGCGCGCCGTGCACATCGCCCTGACAGTCATCCCCTTTCTCGCTACCGAAG CCATGGTGAAGGAGGCGCCCACCACTCCGAGCGCCAAGGGCAAGGGCGCCGCGTCCGCGTCCgcgtccgcctccgcctccgcgaaGACGCCGCCGTCCAAGGCCACCCCCGGATCGGTCAGGCGCAAGAGGGCGTGTAAGAAGAAGAAGGCCGATCCGGAGAAGCAGAAGGCGGCCGCCGCCGCTGCAGTCGCGGCCTCCGCCGACGCGCCTGCTTCGGGGCCCACGCCGGTGGTTCCCGCCCCGGCCGACGTCGGCACTTCGGCCGCCCTTGTGGTCGCCGAGAACGGCGGCGCCGACGGGAAGATGGTCGCCAAGGCCAACGGTGATGGCGATAAGTCCGTCGCCAAGGACAACGGTGGTGGCAGTAAGTCCGTCGCCGAGAACAAGGGTGATGGCACTAAGTCCGTCGCCAAGGACAAGGGTGATGGCAGTAAGTCCGTCGCCGAGAACAAGGGTGAT GGCAGTAAGTCTGTCGCCGAGAACAAGGGTGATGGCAGTAAGTCTGTCGCCGAGAGCAAGGGTGATGGCATTAAGATGGGCACTGGGAACAGCAGTGCTGACAGGAAGATGGGCACTGGGAACAGCAGTGCTGACAGGAAGAGGGGTAGGAAGGATAAGATGAGGgggagggagaagggggaaggacaGGGGAGGGTGAACCcgaagggggaggagaaggagaagaaggacgaCACAGCGGGGGAGGAGAGGGGCAGTGCTGGGTTTATCTTCATGTGCAATGGAAAGACGAAGCCGGAGTGCTTCCAGAACAGCGTGTTTGGCTTGCCCAAGGCGAAGATAGATGTGGTGGAGAAGATCCGACCAGGGGCGAAGCTGTTCCTGTATGACTTTGACCTGAAGCTTCTCTATGGGGTGTACAAGGCAACGGCAAGAGGAGGGATGGATCTTGTGCGACGTGCGTTCAACGGGAAATTCCCTGCTCAG GTCAAATTCAGGATTGATAAAGATTGTCTTCCGCTTCCTGAGAGTAGTTTCAAGCATGCCATTAAGGAGAACTATGATTCAAAGGGAAAATTCACCCAAGAGCTCAATTCTAGACAA GTCCGTAAGCTACTGGCACTATACAAGCCAATTAACATACATCGGCCATCTTCCCAACATGTTCAAGAAGTTCCTCGGACAAACCGTGTTGAAAGGCTCCTGCCTCACTATGTTGAAGAAAGGCGACAGCCATATGATTATGAAGAAAGGAGGCTGCCACGATATCATGAAGAAATGCAACACCCACAATTTGCTGAGGAAAGGAGGTTAGCCTATGATTATGAAGAAAGAAGGCCATCACTCCATgttgaagaaattcgacgcccacaaTTTGTTGAAGAAGCTCAGCCACCTACATACTATCATGTTGCTCCTGCTCCTCATGGTTCATACCATCCACATCAAGCTAATATCATTTATGAAAG GGCTCCAGCTGACGCCGCCAACAGGGTGGATCCATTCCTTCCAAGAGACTACAGGGTGCCGCCGCAGGAGGTCGCCGCGCACCCCAGCTACGCTGACGAGATCTACCGTGGTGCTTACCCCGCCGCTCAGGACCTGTCCTACGCGGCCAGGCCTGCCGCTTACCCGGCAAACCTCCAGGGGCCTGCTGCTTCAAGGGTGCCGGTGTCCTCCCTCTACTCGTTCGCCGGCGCACCGGCGTACAGATGA